The Caulifigura coniformis genome includes a region encoding these proteins:
- a CDS encoding aspartate kinase translates to MSIIVQKFGGTSVATAQKILAAARRAVATKRAGHQVVMVVSARGHKTDELVDLAAEITDSPPPREMDMLLSTGEQESVALVAMAIQTLGEKAVSLTGGQIGIQTDTSYTKARIRNISTDRMRRCLDEGAIVVAAGFQGVDDDLNITTLGRGGSDTTATALAAVLRAAECEIYTDVEGVFTTDPRLVKDARKVGRISYDEMLEMASLGAGVMHSRSIEFAKKFAVPLRVRPAYSDGAGTLIAPEGDEDQRVVSGLALARNEARVSLVGIPDRPGTMAIVFANMAARKIPIDMVVQNVAQGGTAEVSFTVPQSDLAETLTAAEDAVKGLGAGRVESGTAVAKLSIVGVGMRTHSGVAAHMFQSLADAGVNIQMITTSEIKISTLVSRDQCEEALRKVHAAFKLDKPTNEPPAVGVRQKPAGNGDASSQKRLLHEVVSKLAAMEDIVVSEVLLDESQARVTISEIPDSPGISAQLFSAVADGDVMVDMIVQNQSHSGRARVSLTVDRADLERCLLLVREVVSQWPEATLTYDPEIATLSVVGIGLRTHTGVGERMFRALADASINIQLINTSEMRMSAVVARSEGKKAHEALLKAFSLNS, encoded by the coding sequence GTGTCGATCATTGTTCAGAAATTCGGCGGCACCAGCGTCGCCACTGCGCAGAAGATTCTCGCGGCCGCCCGCCGGGCCGTCGCGACCAAACGTGCCGGCCACCAGGTGGTGATGGTCGTTTCCGCGCGCGGCCACAAGACGGACGAACTGGTCGACCTGGCGGCGGAAATTACCGATTCGCCCCCGCCGCGCGAGATGGACATGCTCCTCTCCACCGGCGAGCAGGAATCCGTGGCCCTCGTCGCCATGGCTATCCAGACGCTCGGCGAAAAAGCGGTCAGCCTCACCGGCGGACAGATCGGAATCCAGACGGACACCTCGTACACCAAGGCCCGTATCCGCAATATCTCCACCGACCGCATGCGGCGCTGCCTCGATGAGGGGGCCATCGTCGTCGCCGCCGGATTTCAAGGGGTCGACGACGACCTGAACATCACCACCCTCGGCCGCGGAGGCAGCGACACCACAGCCACCGCCCTCGCCGCCGTCCTCCGTGCCGCGGAATGCGAGATCTACACCGACGTCGAAGGGGTCTTTACGACTGACCCCCGGCTCGTGAAGGACGCCCGCAAGGTGGGAAGAATCTCCTACGACGAGATGCTCGAGATGGCGAGCCTCGGGGCGGGAGTCATGCATTCGCGGTCGATCGAGTTCGCCAAGAAATTCGCCGTTCCGCTCCGCGTGAGGCCGGCCTATTCGGACGGCGCCGGCACCCTGATTGCCCCGGAAGGGGATGAGGACCAGCGTGTCGTCAGCGGGCTGGCGCTCGCCAGGAACGAAGCCCGCGTCAGTCTCGTCGGCATTCCTGATCGGCCGGGTACGATGGCGATCGTCTTCGCCAACATGGCCGCCCGGAAGATCCCGATCGACATGGTGGTGCAGAACGTCGCCCAGGGGGGGACGGCCGAGGTCTCATTCACGGTCCCCCAATCGGACCTCGCCGAAACGTTGACAGCTGCCGAGGACGCCGTGAAGGGGCTCGGCGCGGGCCGCGTCGAAAGCGGCACGGCAGTGGCCAAGCTGTCGATCGTCGGCGTGGGAATGCGGACGCACAGCGGAGTCGCGGCCCACATGTTCCAGTCGCTGGCGGACGCGGGCGTGAACATCCAGATGATCACGACCAGCGAAATCAAGATCTCGACACTCGTCTCCCGCGACCAGTGCGAGGAGGCCCTCCGCAAAGTTCACGCGGCCTTCAAGCTCGATAAACCGACGAACGAGCCTCCGGCCGTGGGAGTCCGGCAGAAGCCGGCCGGGAACGGCGACGCATCCAGCCAGAAGCGGCTTCTCCACGAAGTCGTCAGCAAGCTTGCCGCGATGGAAGACATCGTGGTGAGCGAAGTGCTGCTCGATGAATCCCAGGCCCGGGTGACGATCAGCGAGATTCCTGACAGCCCCGGCATTTCGGCCCAGCTCTTTTCCGCCGTCGCCGATGGCGACGTGATGGTCGACATGATCGTCCAGAACCAGAGCCACAGCGGTCGGGCCCGGGTCTCGCTCACCGTGGATCGCGCCGATCTCGAACGCTGCCTGCTGCTGGTTCGGGAAGTCGTCTCGCAGTGGCCGGAGGCAACGCTGACATACGATCCGGAGATTGCGACGCTCTCCGTCGTCGGCATTGGCCTGCGGACTCATACCGGCGTGGGAGAACGCATGTTCCGGGCGCTGGCAGACGCCAGCATCAACATCCAGCTGATCAACACCAGTGAAATGCGGATGAGCGCGGTCGTCGCGCGATCAGAAGGCAAGAAGGCGCACGAAGCGCTGCTCAAAGCCTTCAGTCTGAATTCCTGA
- a CDS encoding NupC/NupG family nucleoside CNT transporter: MQYQGLLGVAAVIALCVAMSDNRRRIDWRLVVWGMVLQTTFAALIILTEPGRNLFATADAAINGLLVFSKSGSDLLLRSFVTGEVEPSLQNLAFQGLSTVIFFSALLSALYHLGVMQQVVRAIAWIMQRTMRTSGAETLSVTGDIFVGQTEAPLLIKPFLESMTRSELNTVMVGGFATIAGSVIGLYVGWLRETVPNIAGHLMAASVMSAPAAILVSKIIVPETLTPLTSGTLPISTERTTGNLVEAIGDGATDGMKLLLNIAAMLLAFVALVSMVNAGLRWTGDLLASWGTPTSMTSLFSLEAVLGKLFQPLAWTLGVTWAEAETLGALLGKKLVLTELVAYQELGSYAPGEKFSERSRIIASYALCGFANFASIGVQLGGTGAMAPGRKKDLAALAMRAMIGGALTTCMTAAVAGLFIPLH; the protein is encoded by the coding sequence ATGCAGTACCAGGGCCTTCTCGGTGTCGCTGCGGTCATCGCCCTCTGTGTCGCGATGTCCGACAATCGACGTCGCATCGACTGGCGACTCGTTGTTTGGGGCATGGTCCTTCAGACGACGTTCGCCGCGCTCATCATTCTCACTGAACCAGGACGCAACCTGTTCGCGACCGCCGACGCGGCAATCAACGGGCTGCTGGTTTTCAGCAAGAGCGGCAGCGACCTGCTGCTCCGCTCATTCGTGACGGGCGAGGTCGAGCCGTCGCTGCAGAACCTCGCTTTCCAGGGGCTCTCGACCGTCATCTTCTTCTCGGCGCTTCTCTCCGCCCTCTACCACCTCGGAGTTATGCAGCAGGTCGTTCGCGCCATTGCCTGGATTATGCAGCGGACCATGCGGACCAGCGGCGCGGAAACGCTGAGCGTCACCGGGGACATCTTCGTCGGCCAGACGGAAGCGCCTCTGCTCATCAAGCCGTTTCTGGAAAGCATGACCCGTTCCGAGCTGAACACCGTCATGGTCGGCGGCTTCGCCACCATCGCCGGGTCGGTGATCGGGCTGTACGTCGGCTGGCTGAGGGAGACCGTACCGAACATTGCCGGTCACCTCATGGCGGCCTCCGTGATGAGCGCTCCGGCCGCGATCCTCGTTTCGAAGATCATCGTGCCGGAAACGCTCACGCCGCTGACTTCGGGAACACTTCCGATCTCGACCGAGCGCACCACGGGAAACCTGGTGGAAGCGATCGGCGACGGCGCGACCGACGGCATGAAGCTTCTGCTGAACATCGCCGCCATGCTGCTGGCGTTCGTCGCGCTCGTTTCGATGGTGAATGCCGGGCTGCGCTGGACAGGCGACCTGCTCGCGTCATGGGGAACGCCGACTTCGATGACGTCTCTCTTCTCGCTCGAAGCAGTCCTCGGCAAGCTCTTTCAGCCGCTCGCCTGGACGCTCGGCGTCACCTGGGCGGAAGCGGAGACACTCGGCGCCCTGCTCGGCAAGAAACTGGTGCTCACGGAACTCGTGGCCTACCAGGAACTCGGCAGCTATGCACCTGGTGAGAAGTTCTCGGAACGCTCGCGAATTATCGCAAGCTACGCCCTGTGCGGCTTCGCGAATTTCGCCTCGATCGGCGTCCAGCTCGGTGGGACGGGCGCCATGGCCCCGGGCCGCAAGAAGGATCTCGCAGCATTGGCCATGCGGGCCATGATCGGCGGCGCGCTCACGACATGCATGACGGCCGCCGTGGCGGGATTGTTCATCCCGCTCCACTGA
- a CDS encoding glycosyltransferase encodes MTTTDWIWTALAGIDFAAAGVCAALWALSEHVIRSLSSVDAEGRAVWPRVSIVVAARNEERNIEEGVRSLLALDYPALQMTVVNDRSTDGTAAILARLAAEDPRLNVVEIDQLPNGWLGKNNALHVGAFRSDGEWLLFTDADVIFAPDTLRKAVTFAEGERLDHLAATPRVVTPSFWLRAFVPVFSMCFVLYVKAWAVRSKDKSAFVGIGAFNLVRASAYRSIGGHEKLRLRPDDDVKLGKVLKDAGFQPDFVIASEHLAVEWYTSVWELIRGLEKNTFAGADYRKGLVLFANAFLMIVYVLPFAAMFMTPWPANLMFAIAAAVYVVFAGRACLSNGQPSWLGILFPLGVVLFAGIQLRTMILNLWQGGIRWRDTFYPLDELRKNVV; translated from the coding sequence GTGACGACGACCGACTGGATCTGGACGGCCCTCGCAGGCATCGATTTCGCCGCCGCGGGGGTGTGCGCGGCCCTGTGGGCCCTCTCGGAACACGTCATCCGCTCCCTGTCGTCGGTTGATGCTGAGGGCCGGGCGGTCTGGCCGAGAGTCTCGATCGTGGTCGCCGCGCGGAACGAAGAGCGGAACATCGAAGAGGGAGTGCGTTCGCTGCTGGCGCTCGACTATCCGGCCCTGCAGATGACGGTCGTCAACGATCGTTCAACGGACGGAACGGCGGCGATCCTGGCCCGCCTCGCCGCTGAGGACCCGCGACTGAATGTCGTGGAGATCGACCAGTTGCCCAATGGATGGCTGGGCAAGAACAACGCCCTGCATGTCGGCGCATTCCGCTCGGATGGAGAATGGCTCCTGTTTACCGATGCCGACGTCATTTTCGCCCCGGACACGCTTCGAAAGGCCGTGACGTTCGCCGAGGGGGAACGTCTGGACCATCTCGCCGCGACTCCGCGCGTGGTCACGCCGTCATTCTGGCTGCGGGCGTTCGTGCCCGTGTTTTCGATGTGCTTCGTGCTCTACGTGAAGGCGTGGGCCGTGCGGTCGAAGGACAAGTCGGCGTTTGTCGGCATCGGCGCCTTCAACCTGGTGCGGGCGTCGGCCTATCGGTCGATCGGAGGGCACGAGAAGCTGAGGCTGAGGCCGGATGACGACGTGAAGCTGGGCAAGGTGCTGAAAGATGCCGGATTCCAGCCCGACTTCGTCATCGCGAGCGAGCATCTCGCGGTCGAGTGGTACACCAGCGTCTGGGAACTGATTCGCGGCCTCGAGAAGAACACCTTTGCCGGAGCCGATTACCGCAAAGGTCTCGTCCTGTTCGCGAACGCGTTCCTGATGATTGTCTACGTGCTCCCCTTCGCCGCGATGTTCATGACGCCCTGGCCCGCGAACCTGATGTTCGCAATCGCAGCGGCGGTGTACGTCGTCTTCGCGGGGCGGGCCTGCCTGTCGAACGGTCAGCCCTCCTGGCTGGGGATCCTGTTTCCGTTGGGAGTGGTGCTGTTCGCCGGCATTCAGCTGCGGACGATGATCCTGAACCTGTGGCAGGGAGGCATCCGCTGGCGCGACACTTTCTACCCGCTGGACGAACTCAGGAAGAACGTCGTTTAG
- a CDS encoding ATP-binding protein, which yields MSLSKLSPAEFLAQIRSKSKEKTEPTPPAPAVQMPSPESLVVEEPQEGDDEGEFVNSGRGGVVRKRRGETPDAIRGHRHLEALFERVNSLLGDPNAQDEGFRPKIPQDLREAGLTEEDVQRLCLKYLLQKGSASGREVSTQIRLPFGIVDPLLRQWKHEQLVAFKSAAEMGDYIYAITDTGRDRGKRYNEECTYFGAAPICLADYLRAMSAQTSCGLQVTEEALKRAFSDLLVRDELLDQLGPAINSGRGMFLFGEAGNGKTSLAERVTRCFGDTIWIPRALGIDGEIIRVFDPGVHEEVESPTTEGLFDLSGVDPRWVRITRPTVVAGGELTMQELEVTQNPQTKICEASLQLKSNGGTLVIDDFGRQTMPVTTLLNRWIVPLEKRYDYLNLPSGKKIQVPFDQLIIFSTNLEPKNLVDGAFLRRIPYKIKVPDPTLDHFRTLCSILAPKLGLIHDPEAVDYLLEKHYTATGRPLRSCQPRDLLLQVKNYCTYKQLPKRVTKEGFDYAVANYFSVM from the coding sequence ATGTCTCTGTCCAAGCTGTCGCCCGCAGAGTTCCTGGCGCAGATCCGGTCGAAGTCGAAAGAGAAGACCGAACCGACTCCGCCGGCGCCGGCGGTCCAGATGCCGTCGCCGGAGTCACTCGTCGTCGAGGAGCCGCAGGAGGGGGATGACGAAGGGGAGTTCGTCAACTCGGGTCGCGGCGGGGTGGTCCGCAAGCGACGCGGTGAAACTCCCGACGCCATCCGGGGGCACCGTCACCTCGAGGCGCTGTTCGAACGCGTCAACTCACTGCTGGGCGACCCCAACGCGCAGGACGAAGGCTTTCGTCCGAAGATCCCGCAGGACCTCCGGGAAGCGGGCCTGACTGAAGAAGACGTTCAGCGGCTGTGCCTCAAGTATCTGCTTCAGAAGGGCTCCGCTTCCGGGCGCGAGGTGTCGACTCAGATCCGCCTTCCGTTCGGCATCGTCGACCCGCTGCTCCGGCAGTGGAAGCACGAGCAGCTGGTGGCGTTCAAGAGTGCTGCGGAGATGGGCGACTACATCTATGCGATTACTGATACGGGGCGCGACCGGGGCAAGCGCTACAACGAAGAGTGCACCTACTTCGGTGCCGCTCCGATTTGTCTGGCCGACTACCTGAGAGCGATGTCGGCCCAGACAAGCTGTGGCCTGCAGGTGACGGAAGAGGCGCTGAAACGCGCCTTTTCGGATCTCCTCGTGCGGGATGAGCTCCTCGATCAGCTGGGCCCGGCGATCAATTCGGGGCGCGGCATGTTCCTGTTCGGCGAGGCGGGCAACGGCAAGACGAGCCTGGCTGAGCGCGTGACACGCTGCTTCGGCGACACGATCTGGATTCCGCGGGCGCTGGGGATTGACGGTGAAATCATCCGCGTGTTCGATCCGGGCGTGCATGAGGAAGTGGAATCGCCGACGACCGAAGGGCTGTTCGACCTGTCCGGCGTCGATCCCCGATGGGTCCGTATCACACGGCCGACCGTGGTGGCTGGTGGCGAATTGACGATGCAGGAACTGGAAGTGACGCAGAACCCGCAGACGAAGATCTGCGAGGCGTCGCTGCAACTGAAGAGTAACGGCGGCACCCTGGTGATCGACGATTTCGGCCGCCAGACGATGCCCGTGACGACGCTGCTCAACCGCTGGATTGTGCCCCTGGAAAAGCGGTACGACTACCTGAACCTTCCGAGCGGCAAGAAGATCCAGGTCCCCTTCGACCAGTTGATCATCTTCTCCACCAACCTCGAGCCGAAGAACCTGGTCGACGGAGCGTTCCTGCGGCGAATTCCGTACAAGATCAAGGTGCCCGATCCGACTCTCGACCACTTCCGGACTCTGTGCTCGATCCTCGCTCCCAAGCTGGGCCTGATCCACGACCCAGAGGCCGTCGATTACCTTCTCGAGAAGCACTACACCGCGACAGGGCGGCCGCTCCGCAGCTGCCAGCCGCGGGATTTACTGCTGCAGGTAAAGAACTACTGCACCTATAAGCAGCTGCCGAAGCGGGTGACGAAGGAAGGATTCGACTATGCTGTGGCGAATTACTTCTCCGTGATGTAA
- a CDS encoding ABC transporter ATP-binding protein — protein sequence MSLKLTNVRKSYREPGGGMLPVLNVESFQLIQGEQVALVGQSGGGKTTLLNVIAGITAADSGSIVVDGTEISRLSEPARDRFRAERIGIVFQTFNLLPAFTALENVLLGMSFSGKADRTFAKALLEKVGLSHRLNHRPPQMSVGEQQRVAVARALGNKPRLMLADEPTANVDTANQEKVLSLLRKGCEELNVSLLLVTHSPEAAAQFPRVERLAEFNKPGAVE from the coding sequence ATGTCTTTGAAACTGACCAACGTGCGGAAGAGCTACCGCGAGCCAGGAGGCGGCATGCTACCGGTCCTGAACGTCGAAAGCTTCCAGCTCATCCAGGGAGAGCAGGTGGCGCTCGTCGGACAGAGCGGCGGCGGCAAGACGACGCTGCTCAACGTGATCGCCGGAATCACCGCGGCCGACTCCGGTTCGATTGTCGTCGACGGGACGGAGATCAGTCGCCTTTCGGAGCCGGCCCGCGACCGATTCCGCGCCGAGCGAATCGGGATTGTGTTCCAGACATTCAACCTGCTTCCCGCGTTTACCGCCCTGGAAAACGTACTTCTGGGGATGAGCTTCTCCGGCAAGGCGGACCGCACCTTCGCGAAAGCGCTGCTTGAAAAGGTCGGCCTGTCCCATCGCCTGAATCATCGTCCGCCGCAGATGTCAGTCGGCGAACAGCAGCGGGTGGCGGTTGCGCGGGCGCTGGGAAACAAGCCGCGGTTGATGCTCGCCGACGAGCCGACGGCGAACGTCGACACGGCCAATCAGGAGAAGGTGTTGTCGTTGTTGCGCAAGGGATGTGAGGAGCTGAACGTGTCGCTGCTCCTGGTCACCCATTCGCCCGAGGCGGCCGCGCAGTTCCCGCGCGTCGAACGCCTGGCCGAATTCAACAAGCCGGGGGCCGTGGAATGA
- a CDS encoding ABC transporter permease: protein MNLFSIAFKSLRQRSLSSLLTALSVALGVALMVAVLIINGVISNMFNQTGTGYDLVIGPRGSHFQLILSTIYRIDRPIENLPWRFYQEILKRPEVEKAIPIALGDETEVGQFPIVGTTTEYLTTPYGGDGKRFRMMGDGRVMSGAWEAVIGSEVARKNNWGVGDEFRMIHGGQDDHVHDERFKITGVLDVTNTPNDRSVFVNLEGFLSLGGHEKPLVEAIQSESAFFGDDLAILQQKYAKELAAEADARARGVHYHPGGVVPDVQRQITSIVVICKGGDDLPQRGANAMSLQTFLRKGYRADAANPVMVMRRLMDGLLANVRLAVIVLTALIIAVSGIGIFVSIYNSMADRRREIGIMRALGARRQTVFSIVLVESLLLCVGGGLLGILLGHGLVVLGGPLVAARSGLVINPAYFDPMEFVIVPIMVAMATLVGFLPALTAYRTDVAEALSN from the coding sequence ATGAACCTGTTCTCGATTGCATTCAAGAGCCTGCGTCAGCGGTCGCTTTCATCGCTGCTCACCGCACTCAGCGTGGCGCTGGGTGTCGCGTTGATGGTCGCCGTGCTGATCATCAACGGCGTCATCAGCAACATGTTCAACCAGACGGGGACGGGCTATGACCTCGTCATCGGGCCGCGCGGCAGTCATTTCCAGCTGATCCTGAGCACGATCTACCGAATCGACCGACCGATCGAGAACCTCCCGTGGCGCTTCTATCAGGAGATCCTGAAGCGTCCGGAAGTGGAGAAAGCGATTCCAATCGCGCTGGGGGACGAAACTGAGGTCGGTCAGTTTCCGATCGTCGGAACGACCACCGAATACCTGACGACTCCCTATGGTGGTGACGGCAAGCGGTTCCGCATGATGGGCGACGGCCGCGTGATGTCCGGAGCGTGGGAGGCGGTGATCGGCAGTGAAGTCGCCCGAAAAAACAATTGGGGCGTTGGGGACGAGTTCCGCATGATCCACGGCGGTCAGGACGACCACGTGCATGACGAACGCTTCAAGATCACCGGCGTGCTGGACGTCACGAACACTCCGAACGACCGCAGCGTGTTTGTGAACCTGGAAGGCTTTCTTTCGCTGGGCGGACACGAGAAGCCGCTTGTCGAAGCGATCCAGTCGGAGTCCGCGTTCTTCGGGGACGACCTCGCAATCCTTCAGCAGAAGTATGCGAAGGAACTGGCTGCAGAGGCAGATGCCCGCGCTCGGGGCGTCCATTACCACCCCGGCGGCGTCGTGCCCGATGTGCAGCGGCAGATCACGTCCATTGTCGTCATCTGCAAGGGAGGGGACGACCTGCCGCAACGCGGAGCGAACGCAATGAGCCTGCAGACGTTCCTCCGGAAAGGTTACCGGGCCGACGCGGCCAATCCGGTGATGGTGATGAGGCGGCTCATGGACGGCCTGCTGGCGAATGTGCGGCTGGCGGTCATCGTGCTGACGGCCCTGATTATCGCCGTCTCCGGCATCGGGATCTTCGTGAGCATCTACAACTCGATGGCCGACCGGCGTCGCGAGATCGGCATCATGCGGGCGCTCGGCGCGCGGCGTCAGACGGTGTTTTCAATCGTGCTCGTCGAGTCGCTGCTCCTGTGCGTCGGGGGAGGGCTCCTGGGAATCCTCCTGGGGCATGGCCTGGTGGTACTCGGGGGGCCACTTGTCGCCGCACGCAGCGGGCTGGTGATCAACCCCGCCTATTTCGACCCGATGGAGTTCGTGATCGTGCCGATCATGGTCGCCATGGCAACGCTGGTCGGCTTCCTGCCGGCGCTGACGGCTTACCGGACGGACGTCGCCGAGGCGCTCTCGAACTAG
- a CDS encoding phosphoribosylaminoimidazolesuccinocarboxamide synthase: protein MTPLLRTEIPGRPVRRGKVRDVYDFGDFLLLVATDRISAFDWVLPSGIPDKGRVLTQISDFWFRRLQVQHHLISTNVSDLPLPADVDRESLAGRSMIVRKTQVAPIECVVRGYLSGSGWKEYQQSGEVCGVKLPPGLKESDRLPEPIFTPAIKAETGHDENVSFATTCNIVGLEVATRLRDLSLDLYAQGAAYALEKGIIIADTKFEFGRVEGEMILIDEVLTPDSSRFWPQNAYEPGRPQASYDKQFVRDWLETQPWDKNSPPPELPDDVIRRTREKYVEAYEVLTGQEFAWK from the coding sequence ATGACTCCTCTCCTGCGCACCGAGATCCCCGGCCGCCCTGTTCGCCGCGGAAAAGTGCGCGACGTTTACGATTTCGGCGACTTCCTCCTCCTGGTGGCAACCGACCGGATCAGCGCGTTCGACTGGGTGCTTCCCAGCGGTATCCCCGACAAGGGACGCGTGCTGACACAGATCAGCGACTTCTGGTTCCGCCGCCTGCAGGTCCAGCATCACCTGATCAGCACGAACGTCAGCGACCTGCCGCTGCCCGCGGACGTCGACCGCGAGTCGCTCGCGGGACGCAGCATGATCGTCCGCAAGACGCAGGTCGCTCCGATCGAGTGCGTCGTTCGCGGCTACCTCTCCGGATCAGGCTGGAAGGAGTACCAGCAGAGCGGAGAGGTTTGTGGCGTGAAACTGCCGCCCGGGCTCAAGGAAAGCGACCGATTGCCCGAGCCGATCTTCACTCCGGCGATCAAGGCCGAGACCGGGCACGACGAAAATGTCTCCTTCGCGACGACCTGCAACATCGTCGGGCTGGAGGTGGCCACCCGACTGCGCGACCTGAGCCTTGATCTCTATGCCCAGGGAGCGGCCTACGCCCTCGAAAAGGGAATCATCATTGCGGATACCAAGTTCGAGTTCGGACGGGTGGAAGGCGAGATGATCCTGATTGATGAAGTTCTCACCCCGGACAGTTCACGATTCTGGCCGCAAAACGCGTATGAACCGGGCCGGCCGCAGGCGTCGTACGACAAGCAGTTCGTTCGTGACTGGCTCGAAACCCAGCCATGGGACAAGAACAGTCCCCCCCCGGAGCTTCCGGACGACGTGATCCGGCGGACCCGCGAGAAGTACGTCGAGGCGTACGAGGTCCTGACGGGGCAGGAATTTGCGTGGAAATGA
- a CDS encoding inorganic diphosphatase — protein sequence MTHPWHDVTPGELLPREFTVIIEIPMGSSVKYELDKPTGLLKMDRMLYSAVYYPANYGFIPQTYAEDDDPLDVLVLCQEAVAPLTLVQARAIGLMTMIDSGKKDHKILAVAVNDPEYNGFMEAQELPSHRLMMLRRFFQDYKTLEGKQVEVDDFQPVAASLPIIEQALEQYSAKRRRGFLGVHR from the coding sequence ATGACCCATCCCTGGCACGACGTCACTCCTGGCGAGCTGCTTCCACGTGAATTCACGGTCATCATCGAGATCCCCATGGGATCGAGCGTGAAGTACGAGCTGGACAAGCCGACGGGGCTCCTGAAGATGGACCGGATGCTGTACTCGGCCGTGTACTATCCGGCCAACTACGGCTTCATTCCGCAGACCTATGCGGAGGACGACGATCCGCTCGACGTACTGGTGCTCTGCCAGGAAGCAGTCGCGCCGCTGACGCTGGTGCAGGCGCGGGCGATCGGCCTGATGACCATGATCGACAGCGGCAAGAAGGATCACAAGATTCTCGCCGTCGCCGTCAACGACCCGGAATACAACGGGTTCATGGAAGCCCAGGAGCTGCCTTCGCACCGGCTGATGATGCTGCGGCGCTTCTTCCAGGACTACAAGACCCTGGAAGGAAAGCAGGTGGAAGTTGATGACTTCCAGCCCGTGGCTGCGAGCCTGCCGATCATCGAGCAGGCCCTTGAGCAGTACAGCGCCAAACGTCGCCGCGGCTTTCTCGGCGTCCACCGCTGA
- a CDS encoding sigma-54 interaction domain-containing protein, whose protein sequence is MIPPTVLLVTPDSDLAATLTLELGEACEPVIVTDVGGLPEDRGDDRVAAVVLDVRQSPHGGHAIDRLLGELTAEIPEGKVILLADLFCPEVIERRAATNGMPLVRTGPQALGALISHIVARLPKPEVPAAPPLNSIADGFETSSPQVRRMLDDLFIAAGHDVTILLIGETGSGKTYLSNLIHSSSPRASEPFLHVACGALPRELIESELFGHVKGAFTSAHADKEGKFLAAGRGTVLLDEIDVLGPEQQVKLLRVIETGEFEPVGSNRTYRSQARLVVASNLELQPLVEQGKFRPDLYYRLNMLKFDVPALRKRKVDVIPLARKFITRFQQKHGISIRHVDDSMLDALVDYPWPGNVRELEHVIQRAVIYCREGVLTAEHLPPHILAGQFGPGNDPSVQLGGRGLGREPSLGRQVAVTEREIIEQTLFKNNNSRTITARELGISRVTLYNKMKKYNMMQ, encoded by the coding sequence ATGATCCCTCCGACCGTCCTCCTCGTCACTCCAGACTCCGACCTCGCGGCCACGCTGACGCTGGAACTCGGGGAAGCCTGTGAACCGGTCATCGTGACGGACGTGGGAGGCCTTCCGGAAGACCGGGGCGACGACCGCGTGGCCGCGGTCGTCCTCGATGTCCGCCAGTCCCCACACGGCGGCCATGCGATCGATCGCCTGCTCGGGGAACTCACTGCCGAGATTCCCGAGGGTAAGGTCATCCTGCTCGCCGACCTCTTCTGTCCGGAAGTGATCGAGCGACGTGCCGCGACGAACGGCATGCCCCTCGTCCGTACGGGTCCCCAGGCACTCGGCGCCCTCATCAGTCACATCGTCGCCCGACTTCCCAAACCGGAAGTCCCCGCTGCCCCTCCGCTGAACAGCATCGCCGACGGCTTCGAAACCAGTTCACCGCAGGTCCGGCGCATGCTGGACGATCTCTTCATCGCCGCAGGCCACGACGTCACGATCCTGCTCATCGGTGAAACCGGCTCGGGCAAGACGTACCTCTCCAACCTGATCCACAGCAGTTCCCCGCGTGCCAGCGAGCCCTTTCTGCATGTCGCCTGCGGCGCGCTGCCCCGTGAGTTGATCGAAAGCGAACTCTTCGGCCACGTCAAAGGCGCCTTCACCAGCGCTCACGCTGACAAAGAGGGCAAATTCCTGGCGGCCGGCCGCGGGACGGTGCTGCTCGACGAAATCGACGTCCTCGGCCCGGAGCAGCAGGTCAAGCTCCTGCGGGTCATCGAGACGGGCGAGTTCGAACCGGTCGGTTCGAACCGCACCTATCGGTCACAAGCCCGGCTCGTCGTCGCCAGCAACCTCGAACTCCAGCCGCTCGTCGAACAGGGAAAGTTCCGGCCCGACCTGTACTACCGGCTCAACATGCTCAAATTCGACGTCCCGGCGTTGCGCAAGCGCAAGGTCGACGTCATTCCACTCGCCCGAAAGTTCATCACCCGCTTCCAGCAGAAGCATGGCATCAGCATCCGGCACGTCGACGACAGCATGCTCGACGCGCTGGTCGACTATCCCTGGCCGGGCAATGTTCGTGAACTCGAACATGTGATCCAGCGGGCTGTCATTTACTGCCGAGAAGGGGTTCTGACGGCCGAGCACCTCCCACCGCACATCCTCGCCGGTCAGTTCGGTCCGGGAAATGATCCCTCCGTCCAGCTCGGCGGTCGTGGCCTGGGGCGCGAGCCGTCACTCGGGCGACAGGTCGCCGTGACCGAACGCGAAATCATCGAGCAGACCCTGTTCAAGAACAACAACAGCCGCACGATCACCGCCCGCGAACTCGGCATCAGCCGCGTCACGCTCTACAACAAGATGAAGAAGTACAACATGATGCAGTGA